The Arachis hypogaea cultivar Tifrunner chromosome 19, arahy.Tifrunner.gnm2.J5K5, whole genome shotgun sequence genome has a window encoding:
- the LOC140182172 gene encoding uncharacterized protein, translated as MSGQRQTLAGLTLDDVLAKQKAFYHSQSNTKTLLDILKDDVSFNKNRKSWKAFKDTLLLKRYGSAWTRIPTSDIPISFCRRTSLKHFQSMADNTDNLDEVPALPPPSLAAKPTFSRRSSTRYSSPSEVTFTAGDPTEPAPAGSALLRPQLSRRNSSGMVSEPFRKGRVVTFRDNMDDEEQDEEDGSRADGSRTLSAREAVAAQEAAEAAAAGEVVGEGEEDEGAQPVMMSLMDLLEETDREMGLEGSRYILSDEEDFDEDEEDEDGDGDDLEYTCSVCMVRHKANAISRCGHSYCRMCSRELMAGKGNCPLCNNFVVEILDIF; from the exons ATGTCAGGGCAGCGACAAACGCTAGCCGGATTAACACTTGACGACGTCTTAGCAAAGCAGAAAGCATTTTACCACTCACAATCCAACACCAAAACCCTCCTTGATATCCTCAAAGACGACGTCTCCTTCAACAAGAACCGCAA GTCTTGGAAAGCATTCAAGGACACCCTTCTGCTAAAGCGTTACGGCTCTGCTTGGACTCGAATTCCCACTTCCGACATTCCCATCTCATTCTGCCGCCGCACCTCTCTCAAACACTTTCAATCCATGGCTGACAACACCGACAACCTTGATGAAGTCCCAGCCTTACCTCCCCCTTCACTCGCAGCCAAGCCCACCTTCTCCCGCCGGAGTTCCACCCGCTACAGCTCCCCGTCCGAGGTCACATTCACCGCTGGCGATCCCACGGAGCCGGCCCCTGCCGGCAGCGCGCTACTCCGGCCTCAGCTTTCGCGACGGAACTCCTCCGGCATGGTGTCGGAGCCATTCCGGAAGGGCCGCGTGGTGACGTTCCGGGACAACATGGACGACGAGGAGCAGGACGAGGAGGACGGGTCACGTGCGGATGGCAGCAGGACACTATCAGCAAGAGAGGCGGTTGCGGCACAGGAGGCGGCGGAGGCGGCTGCTGCAGGGGAGGTTGTTGGAGAGGGAGAGGAAGACGAGGGGGCACAGCCGGTGATGATGTCACTGATGGACTTGTTGGAGGAGACTGACAGAGAGATGGGGCTTGAAGGATCGAGGTACATTCTGAGTGATGAAGAGGATTTTGATGAGGACGAGGAAGATgaggatggtgatggtgatgatttGGAATACACGTGCTCAGTGTGCATGGTGAGGCATAAGGCTAATGCTATCAGCCGCTGTGGCCACTCATACTGCAGGATGTGCTCTAGGGAACTCATGGCTGGCAAAGGCAACTGCCCTCTCTGCAACAATTTCGTTGTTGAGATTCTTGACATCTTTTGA